Below is a genomic region from Pectobacterium polaris.
AACACCACATCCGCTTCCTGACCCTGAAAGTAATCCACCGTCGCCAACTTGATCGATATGCCTTTGAAATTAAACCGTGCATAACGATTGGCATTACCCGGCAGCTTTTGAAGGGCTTCCCGCAGGGCTTTTTCCTGACCTTTGTAGAAGGTCAAAATCGCAACATCAAAGGCTTCGCCTTTTTTGTTTTTGCTTTTTCCTTCTGCCCAATCACAAAACGCTTCAAGCTCAGTTATCAGAGCCTGCGTTTCTTGTTTATTGCTATTGCCCCAGGTTTCTCCCCGAACATCCAGCCAGATATTACGAGACTTATACCTTGTGTATTGCCATACTTGGTCAGAAGACGTTTTACCGCCATCCTTCAAAACACCTTGTGGGTAAAATTGCTGTCGAGGGAATGCCGATATATCCGGATGCATCCGATGTTGATAGGTCAGCGTCGTATAGCGTTGGGACTTCTCAGAAGCATCAAACCCCTGATTCAAGGTCGTTGGATCGTCGCTCTTGCGTTTGACCAGTCCATCCCCGATAGGGCCTCCAGAATCGACGGAAAAGCAATATTTTTGAGTACATGAATTCGGCCATCAGCTGGTACTGACTTGGGGAAAAGCCGTTCCAGAGTATCTTCCAGATAACCGGTTTTCTGCTTCTGGTTGGCGGATAACCGCAGCCAGTACTCGCGCTCCAGACGCCAACAAACCTCTTCCGACCATTTGGTGCTGTCGATCCGGTCGAGTAGTTCCTTATGAACCTGCACGGTATCCTTGTATTCAGAGGTTTTAACTTTGAA
It encodes:
- a CDS encoding AAA domain-containing protein; this translates as MNQGFDASEKSQRYTTLTYQHRMHPDISAFPRQQFYPQGVLKDGGKTSSDQVWQYTRYKSRNIWLDVRGETWGNSNKQETQALITELEAFCDWAEGKSKNKKGEAFDVAILTFYKGQEKALREALQKLPGNANRYARFNFKGISIKLATVDYFQGQEADVVFLSMVNTHRDGFMDSPNRLNVSITRARYQLVIVGHHEYFSQRSRTLELKKLAESCCASTASSPKQSHHHAGKKGKSH